In Mauremys reevesii isolate NIE-2019 linkage group 16, ASM1616193v1, whole genome shotgun sequence, a single window of DNA contains:
- the LOC120384459 gene encoding receptor-interacting serine/threonine-protein kinase 2-like encodes MANLMPVIAQEELDNFIFTRTSSGFALKAFHAPQNINISLKLLTSQNTTESELKVLLQDVANTRRIQSEQLLPSLGIYQSQGLLGVVTEWMCNGSLHSLIHEHHLYPELPFPLLMRILSDVAEGLYHLHRLDPPLLHYSLKPSNVLLDTQYRAKITDYGLTSWRKQQRSVLQNCNRSCWDLVYLSPEILEGGVPSQEGDIYSFGMLCWESVSRQKPFEGKKNLLEVVTGVCSGLRPGTEAEYIQSNLPQRNRLLQLIILCWHQDPDYRPQTADCAELLRRILNAFSKEKISSAIYNLIDAKERAVNACKGSVPHMRQTHVHNLEVVCAQKNSNRLIDKCVHLTAQELSTVLDSPAGREKANQMALADITTPNTTQKRAHPGSRESALQHSFPTPCTSDPHASREDGGQCQRDPKVWQQPPLQLSLPPEHSPHHSQFQSTQFEQTLTGPCCKGNCCQILACGRQTILSCMTEGRLNHILDVLRSQQVLSKMDYEMITSFPTLTSRARALLDTCLCLGEGAAQIVVTVLSTSKCSPLARGSHITDSSAKLNRRLQ; translated from the exons ATGGCCAATCTGATGCCTGTAATAGCCCAGGAAGAGCTGGATAACTTTATCTTCACCAGGACAAGTTCTGGCTTCGCCCTCAAAGCCTTTCATGCTCCTCAGAACATTAACATATCACTGAAGCTGCTGACCAGCCAGAATACAACAGAGAG TGAGCTGAAGGTGCTACTCCAAGATGTAGCAAACACACGACGCATTCAGTCTGAACAGCTCCTGCCTTCTCTTGGGATCTACCAATCTCAGGGACTTCTGGGGGTCGTGACTGAATGGATGTGCAATGGATCCCTCCACTCACTCATCCACGAG CACCACCTGTACCCAGAATTGCCTTTTCCCCTACTCATGCGGATCCTGTCAGATGTGGCTGAAGGATTATATCATCTCCATAGGCTagaccctcctctcctccactacAGCCTGAAACCCTCCAATGTCCTTTTGGATACACAATATAGAGCTAAG ATAACAGATTATGGTCTAACCTCCTGGAGGAAGCAGCAAAGATCAGTCCTGCAGAACTGCAATAGAAGCTGCTGGGATTTGGTATACCTCTCTCCTGAAATACTTGAAGGAGGTGTACCCTCACAAGAAGGAGATATTTACAG CTTTGGAATGCTATGTTGGGAAAGCGTAAGCAGACAGAAACCTTTTGAAG GCAAAAAAAACCTGCTGGAAGTTGTGACAGGAGTCTGTAGTGGCCTGCGGCCTGGGACTGAAGCAGAATATATACAGAGCAATTTGCCTCAGAGAAACAGGCTGTTACAGCTCATCATACTGTGCTGGCACCAAGACCCAGATTACAGGCCCCAAACTGCAG ATTGTGCAGAACTCTTAAGGAGAATTTTGAATGCTTTTAGCAAGGAGAAGATTTCCAGTGCAATCTACAATTTGATTGATGCAAAG gagAGAGCAGTAAATGCCTGCAAAGGCTCCGTTCCACACATGCGTCAGACACATGTGCACAACCTAGAG GTCGTCTGTGCACAGAAAAACAGCAACCGGCTTATCGACAAGTGTGTCCATCTAACAGCACAGGAATTGTCAACTGTTCTTGACAGCCCTGCAGGAAGAGAGAAGGCTAATCAGATGGCACTTGCAGATATCACAACgccaaacacaacacaaaaaaGAG CTCATCCGGGCAGTAGAGAATCAGCTCTGCAGCATTCCTTTCCCACTCCTTGTACTTCTGATCCACATGCAAGCAGAGAAGATGGTGGTCAGTGTCAAAGGGACCCAAAGGTGTGGCAGCAGCCGCCACTACAGTTATCACTGCCACCTGAGCACAGTCCCCATCATAGCCAATTTCAAAGCACACAGTTTGAACAAACATTAACAG GTCCTTGCTGCAAAGGCAACTGCTGCCAGATCCTAGCCTGTGGGCGACAGACTATCTTGAGCTGCATGACAGAAGGGCGCCTCAACCACATTCTTGATGTCCTTCGCTCCCAGCAAGTGTTGTCTAAAATGGACTATGAAATGATCACCTCTTTCCCCACCCTGACCAGCCGCGCTCGTGCTTTGTTGGACACTTGCCTCTGCCTTGGCGAGGGGGCAGCTCAGATTGTAGTGACTGTGCTCTCAACTAGCAAATGTAGCCCTCTGGCACGAGGCAGCCACATCACAGACAGCTCTGCTAAATTAAATAGACGACTGCAGTGA